One segment of Streptosporangium brasiliense DNA contains the following:
- a CDS encoding (2Fe-2S)-binding protein — translation MPHGGPAGTARLTADGLRLPSLTRCLAGQGWRTVTSGPADLAVEATGDGYEAAFDGEGHWFASLAELAGWAGRPAARRSPGLRPAETRVVAGTMADVSAIGPFFAVSTDPAQGADPAWRPLTALYADVGALRARIRDVGRLLGTGEARVAASILFQGLAARLWSPVVGAASVRAVLPDLAPAGVHWRPVAGGPLPLWAPRPAGWEIADPGRAAGLIHRNVVTELLGPLAEAVQEITGVAPGLLWGNAASALAGTLSAIARERPDAVPRAAPLTRELLALGVLEGAGELAEPAPGRHFFVRHSCCLYYRVPGGGKCGDCALLDPEIRRDQWAQAVRQASAAP, via the coding sequence ATGCCTCACGGCGGACCGGCCGGCACGGCGCGCCTGACGGCCGACGGCCTCCGGCTGCCGTCGTTGACGCGCTGCCTGGCCGGGCAGGGGTGGCGGACCGTCACCTCGGGCCCGGCGGACCTGGCCGTGGAGGCGACCGGCGACGGCTACGAGGCGGCCTTCGACGGTGAGGGTCACTGGTTCGCCTCGCTGGCCGAGCTCGCCGGCTGGGCCGGGCGGCCAGCGGCCCGGCGGTCACCGGGCCTGCGCCCGGCCGAGACCCGCGTGGTCGCCGGGACGATGGCCGACGTGTCGGCCATCGGCCCGTTCTTCGCCGTCTCGACGGACCCCGCGCAGGGGGCCGACCCGGCCTGGCGCCCGCTCACCGCGCTCTACGCCGACGTCGGCGCCCTGCGTGCCCGGATCCGCGACGTCGGGCGGTTGCTGGGCACCGGCGAGGCGAGAGTCGCCGCCTCGATCCTGTTCCAGGGGCTGGCCGCCCGGCTCTGGTCACCGGTCGTCGGCGCGGCCTCCGTCCGGGCCGTGCTGCCCGACCTCGCCCCCGCCGGCGTCCACTGGCGGCCCGTCGCCGGCGGCCCGCTCCCGCTGTGGGCGCCCCGCCCGGCCGGCTGGGAGATCGCCGACCCCGGCCGGGCCGCCGGGCTGATCCACCGCAACGTGGTGACCGAGCTGCTCGGACCGCTGGCCGAGGCCGTGCAGGAGATCACCGGGGTCGCCCCGGGGCTGCTGTGGGGCAACGCGGCCTCCGCCCTGGCCGGGACCCTGTCGGCCATCGCGCGCGAGCGGCCGGACGCCGTCCCCCGGGCCGCCCCGCTCACCCGTGAGCTGCTGGCCCTCGGGGTCCTGGAGGGGGCGGGCGAGCTGGCCGAGCCGGCCCCCGGCCGTCATTTCTTCGTCCGGCACAGCTGCTGCCTCTACTACCGCGTGCCCGGCGGCGGCAAGTGCGGCGACTGCGCCCTGCTGGACCCCGAGATCCGCCGCGACCAGTGGGCGCAGGCCGTACGGCAGGCCAGCGCGGCCCCCTGA
- a CDS encoding YihY/virulence factor BrkB family protein, whose amino-acid sequence MTVTGFTGRVTASWTRARHRHRWLDHLARAGVRYDQADGGRLSAALTYYSFFALFALALLSFAIIGHVLDDPHVIRTVQRYLTDNFPRLDVQALRDARSTAGLVALVGMPVTGLFWMDTLRSAIRAIWRIEEYPGRFLLRQLIDLGVLAGLGALLSASLAVAFAAEALLDWLLVHTVGVDDAPARWLTSAVAFLLGFGVNTLLAAALLTAPPRLRLPLRRVLGPALSVSLGLEVLKTLGQFYLELTAANPAYQVVAGAVALLAFLKILNQIILFAAALTATSTAGDIVDLAVRRAPSAPAALT is encoded by the coding sequence ATGACGGTCACCGGATTCACTGGGCGGGTCACGGCGTCGTGGACCCGGGCCCGCCACCGCCACCGCTGGCTGGACCACCTGGCCCGCGCCGGCGTGCGCTACGACCAGGCGGACGGTGGACGGCTGTCGGCCGCTCTCACCTATTACTCGTTCTTCGCACTGTTCGCGCTCGCCCTGCTGAGCTTCGCGATCATCGGGCACGTCCTGGACGATCCGCACGTGATACGCACGGTGCAGCGCTATCTCACCGACAACTTCCCCCGCCTCGACGTGCAGGCGCTGCGCGACGCCCGGAGCACGGCCGGGCTGGTCGCCCTCGTCGGCATGCCGGTCACCGGCCTGTTCTGGATGGACACCCTGCGCTCGGCGATCAGGGCGATCTGGCGGATCGAGGAGTACCCGGGCCGTTTCCTGCTGCGCCAGCTCATCGACCTGGGCGTGCTGGCCGGGCTCGGAGCCCTGCTGTCGGCCTCGCTCGCGGTCGCCTTCGCCGCCGAGGCGCTGCTCGACTGGCTGCTGGTGCACACCGTGGGCGTCGACGACGCCCCGGCCCGGTGGCTGACGTCCGCGGTCGCGTTCCTGCTCGGCTTCGGGGTGAACACCCTGCTGGCGGCCGCCCTGCTGACCGCGCCCCCGCGGCTGCGGCTGCCGCTGCGCCGGGTCCTCGGGCCCGCGCTGTCGGTCAGCCTCGGCCTGGAGGTCCTCAAAACCCTCGGCCAGTTCTATCTGGAGCTCACCGCGGCCAACCCCGCCTACCAGGTGGTGGCCGGCGCCGTCGCGCTGCTGGCCTTCCTCAAGATCCTCAATCAGATCATCCTGTTCGCCGCCGCGCTCACCGCCACCAGCACCGCCGGGGACATCGTCGACCTGGCCGTCCGCCGCGCGCCCTCCGCCCCGGCGGCCCTGACCTGA
- a CDS encoding siderophore-interacting protein, with amino-acid sequence MTAVSEQTVERVEEILPYCAFHVRVLRTLRLSPSFLRVTFAGEELSAFADNGFDQRIKLILPLPDGGFTPLGDGADWYQRWRALPPELRNPIRTYTVRAVRPRRCELDVDFVLHGDAGPASRWATHAAPGHRAVVVGPNAACPGPTGGQEWAPPAGATRLLLAGDETAAPAIAAIAESLSGDVRATVLLEVPERADALPLDVRPGVEVTWLPREGARHGELLVPAVREAVAGITPAGGEAADPLEDVDVDAEILWEIPQPSGRDGLYAWLAGEAGVVKLLRRHLVQEAGVDRSSVAFMGYWRLGRAEID; translated from the coding sequence ATGACAGCCGTCAGTGAGCAGACCGTAGAGCGCGTGGAGGAGATCCTCCCCTACTGCGCCTTCCACGTCCGGGTCCTGCGGACGCTGCGGCTCAGCCCGAGCTTCCTCCGGGTGACCTTCGCCGGCGAGGAGCTGTCGGCCTTCGCCGACAACGGGTTCGACCAGCGGATCAAGCTGATCCTCCCGCTGCCCGACGGCGGCTTCACCCCCCTCGGCGACGGGGCCGACTGGTACCAGCGGTGGCGGGCGCTCCCGCCGGAGCTGCGCAATCCGATCCGCACCTACACCGTGCGGGCCGTACGGCCGCGCCGGTGCGAGCTCGACGTCGACTTCGTGCTGCACGGCGACGCCGGCCCCGCCTCCCGCTGGGCGACCCACGCCGCCCCGGGGCACCGGGCCGTGGTCGTCGGCCCCAACGCGGCCTGCCCCGGGCCCACCGGCGGCCAGGAATGGGCCCCGCCGGCCGGGGCCACGCGCCTGCTGCTGGCCGGTGACGAGACGGCCGCCCCCGCCATCGCCGCCATCGCCGAGAGCCTCTCCGGCGACGTGCGGGCCACCGTCCTGCTGGAGGTGCCGGAGCGCGCCGACGCGCTCCCCCTCGACGTACGGCCGGGTGTGGAGGTCACCTGGCTGCCCCGCGAGGGGGCCCGCCACGGCGAACTGCTCGTCCCGGCCGTCCGCGAGGCCGTCGCCGGGATCACCCCGGCGGGCGGCGAGGCCGCCGATCCGCTGGAGGACGTCGACGTCGACGCGGAGATCCTGTGGGAGATCCCCCAGCCCTCCGGCCGCGACGGCCTGTACGCCTGGCTGGCCGGCGAGGCGGGCGTGGTCAAGCTGCTCCGCCGCCACCTCGTGCAGGAGGCCGGGGTCGACCGCTCGTCGGTGGCGTTCATGGGCTACTGGCGGCTGGGGCGCGCGGAGATCGACTGA
- a CDS encoding CHAP domain-containing protein, translating into MDPIGDDLLRVMEPELGYRERAGQHTTFGEWYSTSVVQDPQYRTAPWCDMVIAWAADKAGVADFVGQFAWTPSHARWFETRGAWSREPEPGALVFFDWSGGKDIKGIDHVGVVERVDGGTIHTIEGNVDGVWLRRKTRDESKVVGYGLPRKVKERLNGTSSGEAGLAGTPSGEDATVPQAAGRIEVRPAPAPGAVAAARPGTPAIPLETAPVAGVLLLVLAATLVLARRHARTPAAGPPAVPAAGRHRRQGPGTGTVTGPDVGRPAGTAAPGADCDRPGRPGGAAAPGTAPSHSRPAGRGAAASRGTAAGGAGPARPAGVKAGRRPYSSGPGERAESPAGTTARFDS; encoded by the coding sequence ATGGATCCGATCGGTGACGATCTGCTCAGAGTCATGGAGCCGGAGCTCGGATACCGGGAGCGGGCCGGTCAGCACACCACGTTCGGCGAGTGGTATTCGACCAGCGTCGTCCAGGACCCCCAGTACAGGACGGCCCCCTGGTGCGACATGGTCATCGCCTGGGCCGCCGACAAGGCCGGCGTCGCGGACTTCGTCGGCCAGTTCGCCTGGACGCCCTCCCACGCCCGCTGGTTCGAGACGCGGGGCGCCTGGTCCAGGGAGCCGGAGCCGGGGGCGCTGGTCTTCTTCGACTGGTCGGGCGGCAAGGACATCAAGGGCATCGACCACGTCGGCGTCGTCGAGCGGGTCGACGGTGGAACGATCCACACCATCGAGGGCAACGTCGACGGGGTCTGGCTGAGACGCAAGACGCGCGACGAGAGCAAGGTCGTCGGATACGGGCTGCCGCGCAAGGTCAAGGAGCGCCTGAACGGGACCTCCTCCGGCGAGGCGGGCCTGGCGGGGACCCCCTCCGGCGAGGACGCGACCGTCCCGCAGGCGGCCGGGCGGATCGAGGTCCGCCCGGCGCCCGCCCCCGGCGCCGTGGCCGCCGCCCGCCCGGGGACGCCGGCGATCCCCCTGGAGACCGCGCCGGTCGCGGGGGTGCTCCTGCTCGTCCTCGCCGCGACGCTCGTCCTGGCCAGACGCCACGCGCGCACCCCGGCCGCCGGGCCGCCCGCCGTACCGGCCGCCGGACGGCACCGCAGACAGGGCCCGGGGACGGGCACGGTGACCGGACCGGACGTCGGCCGGCCCGCCGGGACGGCCGCACCCGGAGCAGACTGCGACCGGCCCGGCCGGCCCGGCGGAGCGGCCGCACCCGGGACGGCCCCGTCCCACTCCCGGCCGGCCGGCAGGGGCGCGGCGGCCTCCAGGGGCACGGCCGCGGGTGGCGCGGGTCCGGCACGCCCCGCGGGCGTCAAGGCCGGCCGGCGGCCGTACTCGTCCGGGCCGGGTGAGCGCGCCGAGAGCCCGGCCGGCACGACGGCCCGGTTTGATTCATAA
- a CDS encoding MarR family winged helix-turn-helix transcriptional regulator: MPNEDRDRLIQRVVADSRRHYAAYTLFNQALAEHLGLHPTDLQCLSLLSLEAEPLTTGEIARLTGLTSGSATRLVDRLDRAGLVVRQSDPGDRRKTLVSLAPRPVSEVDAAWETPGEAFLTALDDFTDEQLAVIGDYLRRVSAVGAEQAARLASARGSGRKGA; this comes from the coding sequence ATGCCGAACGAGGACCGCGACCGGCTGATCCAGCGGGTGGTCGCCGACAGCCGCAGGCACTACGCCGCCTACACGCTGTTCAACCAGGCCCTCGCCGAGCACCTCGGGCTCCACCCCACCGACCTGCAGTGTCTCAGCCTCCTCTCGCTGGAGGCGGAGCCGCTGACCACGGGAGAGATCGCCAGACTGACCGGCCTGACCTCGGGGTCGGCCACCCGGCTGGTGGACCGGCTCGACCGGGCCGGGCTGGTGGTCCGGCAGAGCGACCCCGGCGACCGCAGGAAGACGCTGGTCTCCCTGGCCCCCAGGCCCGTGTCGGAGGTGGACGCCGCCTGGGAGACCCCCGGCGAGGCGTTCCTCACGGCCCTGGACGACTTCACCGACGAGCAGCTCGCCGTCATCGGCGACTATCTCCGCCGGGTCTCCGCGGTCGGCGCCGAGCAGGCCGCCCGGCTGGCCTCCGCCCGCGGCTCCGGCCGCAAGGGCGCGTAG
- a CDS encoding NADH:flavin oxidoreductase, which produces MAGTVADVFAPAKLGPITLRNRLIKSATFEGRTPEALVSDDLVEFHRRTAAGGVGMTTVAYCAVAPEGRTERRQIWMRPEAVPGLRRLAAAVHAEGAAVSAQIGHAGPVANPASNRLPALAPTRRFNPMGMTMTRAATRADIERVVRAHAEAALIAAESGFDAVEIHLGHNYLVSAFLSPRLNRRADGYGGSLANRARMAREVARAVREAVGGRIAILAKLNMDDGVRGGLVPEESLQVAAWLEEDGGLDAIELTAGSSLLNPMYLFKGEAPLREFAGVFPRPQRLGVRLLGRRFLRTYPYRETYLLDDARRFRAALRMPLVLLGGITGRPAMDLAMREGFQFAAMGRALLMEPDLPIRIQRDRATASRCIHCNRCMPTIYTGTRCVLAEP; this is translated from the coding sequence ATGGCCGGAACCGTGGCCGACGTCTTCGCCCCCGCGAAGCTCGGGCCGATCACCCTGCGCAACCGCCTGATCAAGTCCGCCACTTTCGAGGGCCGGACCCCCGAGGCGCTGGTCTCCGACGATCTGGTCGAGTTCCACCGCCGGACGGCCGCCGGCGGCGTGGGCATGACCACCGTCGCCTACTGCGCGGTCGCGCCCGAGGGGCGCACCGAGCGCCGGCAGATCTGGATGCGCCCGGAGGCCGTCCCCGGGCTGCGCCGGCTGGCGGCCGCCGTACACGCCGAGGGGGCGGCCGTCTCCGCGCAGATCGGCCACGCCGGTCCGGTGGCCAACCCGGCCTCCAACCGGCTCCCCGCGCTGGCCCCGACCCGGCGGTTCAACCCGATGGGCATGACCATGACCCGGGCGGCGACGAGGGCGGACATCGAGCGCGTCGTGCGGGCGCACGCCGAGGCGGCGCTCATCGCGGCGGAGTCGGGCTTCGACGCCGTCGAGATCCATCTGGGGCACAACTACCTGGTCAGCGCCTTCCTCAGCCCCCGGCTCAACCGCCGGGCCGACGGCTACGGCGGAAGCCTGGCCAACCGCGCCCGGATGGCCCGCGAGGTGGCCCGTGCCGTGCGCGAGGCCGTGGGCGGCCGGATCGCGATCCTGGCCAAGCTCAACATGGACGACGGGGTGCGCGGCGGCCTGGTGCCCGAGGAGAGCCTCCAGGTCGCGGCCTGGCTGGAGGAGGACGGCGGCCTCGACGCCATCGAGCTGACCGCGGGCAGTTCGCTGCTCAACCCGATGTACCTGTTCAAGGGGGAGGCCCCGCTCAGGGAGTTCGCCGGGGTCTTCCCGCGGCCCCAGCGGCTGGGCGTGCGGCTGCTGGGCCGCCGGTTCCTGCGGACCTACCCCTACCGGGAGACCTATCTCCTTGACGACGCCCGCCGCTTCCGGGCCGCCCTGCGCATGCCGCTGGTCCTGCTCGGCGGCATCACCGGCCGCCCGGCCATGGACCTGGCCATGCGGGAGGGCTTCCAGTTCGCGGCCATGGGCAGGGCGCTGCTCATGGAGCCCGACCTGCCGATCCGGATCCAGCGGGACCGGGCCACCGCCTCCCGGTGCATTCACTGCAACCGGTGCATGCCGACCATCTACACCGGCACGCGCTGCGTGCTGGCCGAGCCCTGA
- a CDS encoding TetR/AcrR family transcriptional regulator, protein MEQPGGAMEPESLPAGRERPIGRGPKVRAAVLSATLAELAETGYAGLTVDNVAQRAGVHKTTVYRRWKDREALVLDALTEQVAADIPIPDTHAVETDLRELARSLVRMLTSPADRAVTIAMFSDAARVPEIGDVKRRFFADRFLRAEPVVTRAVERGELPAGTDPAELLKTLIAPIYLRLLITAEPVDETTADHAAQVALAAARAGALHPAGRERPSPAAGRSR, encoded by the coding sequence ATGGAGCAGCCAGGAGGCGCGATGGAACCGGAGTCCCTCCCGGCAGGCCGGGAGCGCCCGATCGGGCGCGGCCCCAAGGTGCGCGCCGCCGTCCTCTCGGCGACGCTCGCCGAGCTGGCCGAGACGGGATACGCCGGCCTGACCGTCGACAACGTCGCGCAGCGGGCCGGCGTCCACAAGACGACGGTCTACCGGCGCTGGAAGGACCGCGAGGCCCTCGTCCTGGACGCGCTGACCGAGCAGGTGGCGGCGGACATCCCCATCCCCGACACCCACGCCGTCGAGACGGACCTGCGCGAGCTGGCGCGTTCGCTCGTCAGGATGCTGACCAGCCCCGCCGACCGGGCCGTCACGATCGCGATGTTCTCGGACGCCGCGCGTGTGCCGGAGATCGGCGACGTCAAGCGCCGCTTCTTCGCCGACCGCTTCCTGCGCGCGGAGCCGGTCGTCACCCGTGCCGTCGAACGCGGCGAGCTGCCTGCCGGCACCGACCCCGCCGAGCTCCTCAAGACCCTCATCGCGCCGATCTACCTCCGGCTGCTGATCACCGCCGAACCCGTCGACGAGACCACCGCCGACCACGCGGCGCAGGTCGCGCTCGCCGCCGCGCGCGCCGGCGCCCTCCACCCCGCGGGACGGGAGCGGCCCTCCCCGGCGGCCGGTCGGAGCCGGTGA
- a CDS encoding saccharopine dehydrogenase family protein, which yields MSALDAVVVYGATGHTGRFVVAELLRRGFAPVVSGRDAARLEALAEEWGGVTVRPAAVDDPGSLDRALAGAAAVVNCAGPFAVTAGPVVEAALRAGIPYVDVAAEIEANASTFADHAEAARKAGVPVVPAMAFYGGLGDLLVSATMGRSTAADAVHIAYGLSGWHPTAGTRAAGQVSHQRRSGRRVRFRDGALEYHDDKVSEQDWLFPEPLGRRTVIAEFTMADVVTVPSHLAVPEVRTYMTVEAARDLAGEDTPEPEAVDALGRSDQTFVVDVVVCADGAERRATARGQDIYAVTAPLAVEAVRRILAGHTRTAGVASAGAMFDAADFLRALAPHLSVELPR from the coding sequence ATGAGTGCATTGGATGCAGTGGTGGTCTACGGAGCGACAGGGCACACGGGGCGCTTCGTCGTCGCCGAGCTTCTCCGGCGCGGCTTCGCCCCTGTCGTCTCAGGCCGTGACGCGGCCCGGTTGGAGGCACTGGCCGAGGAATGGGGTGGGGTGACGGTGCGGCCGGCCGCGGTGGACGACCCGGGCTCCCTGGACCGGGCCCTCGCCGGCGCGGCGGCGGTCGTCAACTGCGCCGGACCGTTCGCGGTGACGGCGGGCCCCGTGGTCGAGGCGGCCTTGCGCGCGGGGATCCCGTACGTCGACGTCGCGGCGGAGATCGAGGCGAACGCCTCGACCTTCGCCGACCACGCGGAAGCGGCTCGGAAGGCGGGCGTACCCGTGGTGCCGGCCATGGCTTTCTACGGTGGGCTGGGCGACCTGCTGGTGAGCGCGACCATGGGGAGGTCGACCGCCGCGGACGCGGTGCACATCGCGTACGGGCTGAGCGGCTGGCACCCCACGGCGGGAACCCGGGCGGCGGGTCAGGTGTCCCACCAGCGTCGCTCGGGCCGTCGGGTGCGGTTCAGGGACGGCGCGCTGGAATATCACGACGACAAGGTGTCCGAGCAGGACTGGCTCTTTCCGGAGCCGCTGGGACGACGGACGGTGATCGCGGAGTTCACCATGGCGGATGTCGTCACCGTCCCCAGCCACCTGGCCGTGCCCGAAGTCCGCACCTACATGACCGTCGAGGCCGCGAGGGACCTGGCCGGGGAGGACACGCCGGAGCCGGAGGCGGTCGACGCCCTGGGGCGTTCGGACCAGACCTTCGTCGTCGACGTCGTGGTCTGCGCCGATGGCGCCGAGCGCCGCGCCACGGCCCGTGGCCAGGACATCTACGCGGTCACCGCGCCACTGGCGGTGGAGGCCGTCCGGCGGATCCTGGCGGGGCACACGCGGACGGCGGGCGTGGCCTCGGCCGGCGCCATGTTCGACGCGGCGGACTTCCTGCGGGCGCTGGCTCCGCACCTGTCGGTCGAGCTTCCGCGCTGA